One genomic segment of Desulfovibrio sp. UCD-KL4C includes these proteins:
- a CDS encoding SLC13 family permease, protein MLQSTSSKWTVNLLVPLAIYLFGPSLGLDHKMVLFLTITVWGVLGWVLESLPDNLIAILLPAFYVAFHLGTGKQILAPWTSSLPWVLLGGMMMGMIMMQTGLAKRIALISIRLSGFSFTKAMIGLVLAGFIIGPFVPSVIGKGTILAVICLGICDALQLKKGSREGATVLLVGFIAVACSKLAYLTGGGDVIMAASIAGQSMAVPITWSNYFLHNFPLAVLYAAISLITILLVMRPKLSTDLKDYINQEYQALGKTKPDEYKSLAIMVIMLILMATTKYHGLNSGLVLIFMGSTCFLPGMNLLNTEKLAKMNFGVIFFVLGCLCIGAGAKAAGLSSGIQELIIPHLTGGQTSTLTAIFSVGVFANYVLTPLAAVATLTGPMVDICTNFGLSPATAAYSLLYGLDQYIFPYEFAVLLYFFSFGYIKVKHVIMVFAIRTVLAFIFFILAAVPYWNLIGA, encoded by the coding sequence ATGCTTCAAAGTACTTCATCTAAGTGGACGGTCAACCTATTGGTTCCCCTTGCAATCTACCTGTTTGGTCCATCATTAGGGCTAGACCACAAAATGGTTCTTTTTCTTACCATCACAGTATGGGGTGTCTTAGGATGGGTTCTGGAATCGCTACCGGACAACCTGATCGCAATATTACTGCCCGCTTTCTATGTGGCCTTTCACTTGGGAACAGGTAAACAGATACTTGCACCTTGGACATCATCACTCCCTTGGGTTCTCCTTGGTGGTATGATGATGGGCATGATCATGATGCAAACAGGGTTGGCCAAACGTATTGCTTTGATTTCCATTCGCCTATCAGGTTTTTCCTTCACCAAAGCCATGATAGGACTGGTTCTGGCCGGATTCATCATTGGCCCGTTTGTTCCATCTGTCATAGGCAAAGGAACTATCCTTGCCGTCATCTGCCTAGGTATTTGCGATGCACTGCAATTGAAAAAAGGATCACGAGAAGGAGCCACAGTCCTCTTGGTCGGATTCATTGCAGTCGCCTGCTCGAAGCTGGCGTACCTGACAGGTGGTGGGGATGTCATCATGGCCGCGAGTATAGCAGGGCAATCCATGGCAGTCCCCATAACTTGGAGTAACTACTTCCTGCACAATTTTCCTCTAGCCGTATTATACGCTGCGATCTCTTTGATCACTATTCTACTCGTGATGCGCCCCAAGCTTTCCACAGATCTCAAGGACTATATCAATCAAGAATACCAAGCACTCGGAAAAACAAAACCAGATGAGTACAAAAGCTTGGCAATTATGGTTATCATGTTGATTCTAATGGCAACAACGAAATACCACGGGCTAAACTCCGGACTTGTCCTGATTTTCATGGGATCTACCTGCTTCCTACCCGGAATGAACCTGCTGAACACTGAAAAACTTGCTAAAATGAACTTTGGCGTAATCTTTTTCGTCTTAGGGTGCTTGTGCATCGGAGCTGGCGCAAAGGCTGCTGGACTCAGCAGTGGGATTCAAGAGCTGATTATTCCGCATTTGACAGGCGGACAAACTTCGACACTTACAGCGATCTTTAGTGTTGGGGTATTTGCAAACTATGTTTTGACCCCGCTCGCAGCAGTAGCCACACTCACCGGCCCGATGGTTGATATCTGCACAAACTTCGGACTGTCCCCTGCCACCGCCGCTTACTCGCTTCTATACGGCTTGGACCAATATATTTTCCCCTATGAATTCGCGGTACTCCTTTATTTCTTCTCTTTTGGATATATCAAGGTGAAACATGTCATCATGGTCTTTGCAATTAGAACTGTTTTGGCCTTCATTTTCTTTATACTGGCCGCTGTTCCTTATTGGAATCTAATCGGAGCTTAG
- a CDS encoding multidrug effflux MFS transporter, translating into MSQTITVEQNRTIVVGMLFMSILGALMAFTSISTDIYLPALPSMGKELHGDPELTITGFFLGFTFAQLLWGPISDNIGRKLPLFIGTMVFAIGSAGCALSHSIETIVFWRVIQAFGACTGPMLARAMIRDLFSRKYAAQMLSTLMIIMAVAPIVGPLVGGQILRISSWHSLFWLLTFIGVLMFLSIFCLPETLTTEKRVSTSFRKVFANYWYLLRHRLYMRYTLCITFYYVAVFAFVTGSPTVYISYFGVAPQYYGLLFAVHILPWGMNLPEERSLLISIKGHSLFMPKKEYWKLMQ; encoded by the coding sequence ATGAGTCAAACGATTACAGTAGAACAAAACAGAACTATCGTTGTGGGAATGCTTTTTATGTCCATTCTTGGGGCATTAATGGCCTTTACGTCGATATCAACAGATATTTATTTGCCAGCACTCCCTTCTATGGGAAAAGAGTTACATGGCGATCCAGAGCTGACAATTACAGGATTCTTTTTAGGGTTCACTTTTGCCCAGCTTCTTTGGGGGCCCATTAGTGATAACATTGGGCGCAAACTTCCGCTTTTTATCGGGACAATGGTGTTTGCAATTGGTTCCGCAGGGTGTGCATTGTCGCATTCCATTGAAACGATTGTTTTTTGGCGGGTTATTCAAGCCTTTGGTGCGTGTACAGGGCCAATGCTGGCGCGTGCTATGATTCGCGATTTATTCTCAAGAAAGTATGCAGCACAAATGTTATCGACTTTAATGATAATCATGGCCGTTGCCCCTATAGTCGGGCCCTTGGTTGGTGGACAAATTCTGCGTATCAGTAGCTGGCATAGCCTATTTTGGCTGCTTACTTTTATTGGTGTGCTGATGTTTTTATCCATCTTTTGTCTGCCTGAAACATTAACAACAGAAAAACGTGTTTCGACTTCATTTAGAAAAGTTTTCGCTAATTATTGGTACTTACTTCGGCATCGTCTTTATATGCGCTACACACTTTGTATCACTTTTTATTATGTCGCTGTTTTTGCATTTGTAACAGGTTCACCAACTGTATATATTTCCTATTTTGGTGTTGCTCCGCAGTATTACGGTTTGTTATTTGCTGTCCATATTCTGCCATGGGGAATGAATTTGCCAGAGGAGAGGTCTCTTCTCATCAGCATAAAAGGGCACAGCTTGTTTATGCCGAAGAAGGAGTACTGGAAACTCATGCAGTGA
- a CDS encoding helix-turn-helix transcriptional regulator: protein MGNEFARGEVSSHQHKRAQLVYAEEGVLETHAVNKLWLVPPQQVFWIPPEIPHSMTAVSRVKTKSFFIDPMFCLPEMPSNPKTFNATPLLRELLIRAATIKPLYNEQGLDGSIMELVLKEIDWKDSDVFTVGWPKDSRLRIICSVIKESPNDSRTLEQWGELVGATSRTLTRKFRQETGMPFSSWRQHMRVLKAQSLLLEGAPVTDVALAVGYESHSSFSAVFLRITGRQPHLYRDLSG from the coding sequence ATGGGGAATGAATTTGCCAGAGGAGAGGTCTCTTCTCATCAGCATAAAAGGGCACAGCTTGTTTATGCCGAAGAAGGAGTACTGGAAACTCATGCAGTGAATAAACTATGGTTGGTGCCGCCTCAACAAGTATTTTGGATTCCGCCGGAAATTCCTCATTCTATGACCGCTGTCAGTAGAGTTAAAACAAAGTCCTTTTTTATCGATCCTATGTTTTGCTTGCCTGAAATGCCGTCAAACCCCAAAACTTTTAATGCGACTCCCTTACTCCGTGAGTTGTTGATTCGGGCAGCCACAATTAAGCCACTATACAACGAGCAAGGGCTGGACGGCAGTATTATGGAACTGGTGCTAAAGGAAATAGACTGGAAAGACTCGGATGTTTTTACCGTCGGATGGCCTAAGGATTCTAGACTTAGGATTATATGCTCCGTAATCAAAGAATCTCCAAATGATTCGAGAACTCTTGAACAGTGGGGCGAATTGGTCGGGGCGACTTCCAGAACTCTGACTCGTAAGTTCCGTCAGGAAACCGGAATGCCGTTTTCTTCATGGCGGCAGCATATGCGTGTGCTCAAGGCCCAGAGTCTATTACTTGAAGGTGCTCCGGTGACAGACGTAGCCCTCGCCGTAGGCTATGAAAGTCATAGTTCTTTTTCTGCCGTCTTTCTGCGCATAACTGGCAGACAGCCGCATCTTTATAGAGATTTGTCTGGTTAG
- the ilvD gene encoding dihydroxy-acid dehydratase — protein sequence MPKQKCERVRDLWSQIDALMMGMNWTREDVNKPQIIIDDVQGDSHPGSYHLDILSEEASIGVYEAGGRPAKFHVTDICDGWAQGHEGMNFILCSRGIIADMVEIHASVIPWDGMLLLSGCDKSTPAHLMAAARMDIPTIHIPGGAMRSGPNNSTSGLAGPLSARKKKGHVDLAEMKNYQLTGCPSCGACQFMGTASTMQCMSEALGMALPGTALMPATMSEIRRMARSAGKQIMYLAEKGITARKILTKANFINAMKVHAAIGGSTNAFIHMPAIAHEVGIEIDPKEFDAIGQEIKYLTNIQPSGKYTAELFWFAGGVPMVQHLLRDQLDLDVMTVTGRPLGESLEILEKDGFFDRCHGYLKSYSIPLNDVIRTPEQSTKTGSIAVLEGNLASEGAVVKYAAVHPDMHQHIGPAMVFDSEEEAQAGIISGKIKPGSVVVIRYEGPKGSGMPEMFMTTDAIVYDETLNGTVAIVTDGRFSGATSGPCIGHVSPEAVDGGPIALVEDHDLIEINIPNRVLQIVGVNGEKKSPQEISEILAQRKENWTLPERPQKRGVLKRYSDSAVSAMKGAYMA from the coding sequence ATGCCAAAACAAAAATGCGAACGAGTTCGTGATCTCTGGTCCCAGATTGATGCTCTTATGATGGGTATGAACTGGACTAGAGAAGATGTGAACAAACCCCAAATTATTATTGATGATGTTCAGGGAGACAGTCACCCAGGAAGTTATCACCTTGATATACTGAGCGAAGAAGCTTCCATCGGGGTTTATGAAGCTGGTGGACGCCCGGCTAAATTCCACGTCACGGATATCTGCGACGGCTGGGCACAAGGACATGAAGGTATGAATTTTATCCTTTGTTCACGAGGTATTATTGCCGATATGGTCGAAATTCATGCATCTGTCATTCCGTGGGACGGCATGTTACTATTGTCTGGCTGTGATAAATCCACCCCTGCCCATCTTATGGCAGCAGCCAGAATGGACATACCGACCATCCATATACCAGGCGGCGCAATGCGCTCCGGTCCAAACAACTCCACCTCCGGCTTGGCTGGCCCGCTATCCGCGCGCAAGAAAAAAGGACATGTTGATCTCGCCGAGATGAAAAATTATCAACTCACAGGCTGCCCCTCCTGTGGCGCATGCCAATTCATGGGAACAGCAAGCACAATGCAGTGCATGTCCGAAGCGTTAGGCATGGCCTTACCGGGAACAGCTTTAATGCCAGCAACCATGTCTGAAATTAGGCGAATGGCCCGTTCAGCAGGTAAGCAAATCATGTATCTGGCCGAAAAAGGCATCACTGCACGCAAAATTCTAACAAAAGCAAACTTCATCAACGCCATGAAAGTTCACGCCGCAATCGGCGGCAGCACCAATGCTTTCATCCATATGCCGGCAATTGCCCATGAAGTAGGCATAGAAATAGATCCAAAAGAATTTGATGCCATTGGGCAAGAAATCAAATACTTAACCAACATACAACCTAGCGGAAAATATACAGCAGAACTCTTCTGGTTTGCAGGAGGTGTTCCCATGGTACAGCATTTACTACGAGATCAACTCGATCTTGACGTTATGACTGTTACCGGTCGACCACTGGGCGAGTCTCTGGAAATCCTTGAAAAAGATGGATTCTTCGACCGTTGCCACGGCTACCTGAAAAGTTATAGCATCCCACTAAACGATGTCATCCGCACGCCTGAACAATCCACCAAAACTGGTTCCATAGCGGTTCTAGAAGGCAACCTAGCTTCTGAAGGCGCAGTTGTTAAATATGCGGCAGTACACCCTGACATGCACCAGCATATCGGGCCAGCTATGGTATTCGATAGCGAAGAAGAAGCTCAGGCCGGCATTATCTCCGGAAAAATCAAGCCTGGTTCCGTAGTCGTCATTCGCTACGAAGGTCCTAAGGGAAGTGGTATGCCTGAAATGTTTATGACCACTGACGCAATTGTCTATGATGAGACTCTTAACGGCACAGTTGCAATAGTGACAGACGGACGTTTCTCCGGAGCCACAAGCGGTCCATGCATCGGCCATGTCTCACCGGAAGCTGTTGACGGAGGCCCCATTGCACTGGTCGAAGATCACGATCTAATCGAAATTAACATCCCGAATAGAGTCCTCCAGATCGTCGGAGTGAACGGAGAAAAAAAATCTCCTCAGGAAATTAGCGAGATCCTTGCTCAGCGCAAAGAAAACTGGACTCTACCAGAACGTCCTCAGAAGCGTGGCGTCCTTAAGCGGTATTCCGACAGCGCTGTTTCCGCTATGAAGGGAGCCTACATGGCCTAA
- a CDS encoding dihydrodipicolinate synthase family protein: MSLLSLEGIIPPVPTIFNDNGEFDSKGMGVFIDRLLESDVDGLLFLGSAGEFSQLTNAVRKQVAEFCVKKVAGRKPVIIGTGACGTSEVIELSEHAASIGADAVIVVNPYYSTMSEDRLYKHYRTISESISLPLVIYNFPALTGQDLSPSLIKRLAVDCPNIIGIKDTVDCISHIRDLILQVKSVRKNFKIICGFDEYLLTTLMLGGDGAIPGTSNFAPEITCGIYKAFKNNDMESLKTLLPRLSVLSQLYTLDMPFSWLLKEAIRHTGSNIPTGVASPATEPDEEVKQKFKEILAQAGL; encoded by the coding sequence ATGTCTTTATTATCTTTAGAGGGAATTATTCCTCCAGTACCGACTATTTTCAATGACAACGGCGAATTCGATAGCAAAGGCATGGGCGTTTTTATCGACAGATTGCTTGAAAGCGATGTAGACGGCCTACTTTTTCTTGGAAGTGCCGGAGAGTTTTCACAACTCACCAATGCAGTTCGTAAACAGGTTGCTGAATTCTGCGTAAAAAAAGTTGCTGGCCGTAAACCTGTTATCATCGGAACCGGAGCATGCGGAACCTCGGAAGTTATTGAGCTAAGCGAACATGCTGCTTCAATCGGAGCAGATGCAGTAATTGTTGTAAATCCATACTACTCTACCATGAGTGAAGATCGTCTGTATAAACATTACCGGACCATTTCAGAATCAATATCTTTGCCATTAGTGATATACAATTTCCCTGCTCTAACAGGACAGGATTTATCACCCTCACTAATTAAACGTCTTGCTGTTGACTGCCCAAATATCATCGGTATCAAAGATACTGTCGATTGCATCAGCCATATTCGTGACCTGATTTTACAAGTCAAAAGTGTTCGCAAAAATTTTAAGATCATCTGCGGATTTGATGAGTACCTGCTTACAACCCTAATGCTCGGTGGTGACGGAGCTATCCCGGGAACATCTAACTTTGCACCTGAAATCACCTGTGGCATCTACAAAGCTTTCAAAAATAACGACATGGAAAGCTTAAAGACTTTACTTCCACGCCTCAGCGTTCTTTCGCAACTATACACATTGGACATGCCTTTTTCTTGGCTTCTTAAGGAAGCTATCCGTCACACTGGATCTAATATTCCAACTGGCGTTGCATCGCCGGCAACTGAGCCCGATGAAGAGGTAAAACAGAAATTCAAAGAGATCCTCGCGCAGGCAGGCCTCTAA
- a CDS encoding IclR family transcriptional regulator, with product MGEGRQIQSVVRALSILELYNRSTQELSVTEIANLLDLSKSTAYSLISTLAQNGYLEQNPKDSRYSLGLKLLRLGGQVRRHSILVRRATPFLEKLVQEFSETVHLTVERNGMVVYIEKIRGKKAVFMQSEVGAENPMYCTAVGKCLLAFMPETRRERLLKQMEPLERRGPNSITSIDELRQELETIRKRGFSIDDEEHVAGLMCIAAPVFTHNGEIVASVSLSGAKAGISSKMVAQISESITAIAHQISEAI from the coding sequence ATGGGTGAAGGCAGACAAATACAATCAGTAGTTAGGGCGTTGAGCATATTGGAATTATACAATCGCTCAACTCAAGAGCTGAGTGTAACTGAAATTGCCAACCTCTTAGATCTCAGTAAGAGCACAGCTTACAGCTTAATCAGCACGTTAGCTCAAAATGGATACCTGGAACAGAACCCCAAAGATTCAAGGTATTCGCTCGGCCTCAAGTTGCTGAGACTCGGTGGCCAAGTGCGAAGACACAGTATCCTCGTCCGCCGCGCCACACCGTTTCTGGAAAAACTTGTTCAAGAGTTTTCGGAAACAGTCCACCTGACAGTGGAGCGGAACGGCATGGTGGTTTATATCGAAAAAATCCGAGGAAAAAAAGCTGTCTTTATGCAATCGGAAGTCGGAGCAGAAAACCCCATGTACTGTACGGCTGTAGGCAAATGTTTACTTGCGTTCATGCCTGAAACAAGACGGGAACGTCTGCTCAAACAGATGGAGCCGCTTGAAAGGCGTGGACCAAATTCTATTACGAGTATTGATGAGCTACGGCAGGAACTGGAAACAATCCGTAAGCGAGGATTCAGTATCGATGACGAAGAACATGTTGCCGGACTAATGTGTATCGCAGCACCTGTCTTTACACACAACGGAGAAATTGTCGCTTCCGTCAGCCTTTCCGGTGCTAAAGCAGGTATTTCATCTAAAATGGTTGCTCAGATATCTGAATCAATCACAGCTATTGCACACCAAATAAGCGAAGCTATTTAA
- a CDS encoding metallophosphoesterase family protein — translation MKIAVLSDIHSNVFALEAVIEDAKRHGVEQMVNLGDIFYGPIAPKATYDLLSKHKFITIQGNQDRQIYEASPEEVDANPTMQFILDDLGEEPRSWMKSLPFDNQLSNEVYMCHGTPRNDEEYLLEDIETGFPHLRSDSDISSLLNGVSSEIILCGHTHIPRTVKLASGQLIINPGSVGLPAYTDDEPVIHSMENYCPHASYAVLERVESGWTVQQIKVYYDYRKAAEKAKERGRKDWEHFLSTGRGF, via the coding sequence ATGAAAATTGCAGTATTATCAGATATTCACAGTAACGTATTTGCATTAGAAGCCGTAATTGAAGATGCGAAAAGGCACGGCGTAGAGCAAATGGTCAATCTTGGTGATATCTTTTACGGTCCAATTGCGCCTAAGGCCACATATGATCTTTTAAGCAAGCATAAGTTTATTACTATTCAAGGAAATCAGGATCGCCAAATCTATGAAGCATCCCCAGAAGAAGTAGATGCTAATCCAACTATGCAGTTTATCCTTGATGATTTAGGCGAAGAGCCGAGATCTTGGATGAAATCACTTCCTTTCGATAATCAGCTGAGCAATGAAGTTTATATGTGCCATGGAACACCACGCAATGATGAAGAATACCTCCTTGAAGATATAGAAACAGGATTTCCTCATTTACGTTCTGATAGTGATATAAGCTCCTTACTTAATGGAGTTTCATCGGAAATTATTCTTTGCGGGCATACACATATTCCGCGCACTGTAAAACTTGCTTCTGGACAGCTCATAATTAATCCCGGAAGTGTTGGTTTGCCAGCCTATACAGATGATGAACCTGTAATTCATTCTATGGAAAATTATTGTCCCCATGCTTCATATGCGGTTCTTGAACGTGTAGAATCTGGGTGGACAGTCCAACAGATAAAAGTTTATTACGATTACCGAAAAGCCGCTGAAAAAGCCAAAGAAAGAGGGCGGAAGGATTGGGAGCATTTTTTGAGTACAGGCAGGGGATTTTAA
- a CDS encoding TIGR03905 family TSCPD domain-containing protein → MENIDNINRGSKPFVLKSEKTYSADVETYIPQGVCSTMINFAVEDDKLVFVEFTGGCPGNLKAISSLITDMPVQDIVGKLKGITCGKKSTSCADQLCKALDGYLK, encoded by the coding sequence ATGGAAAACATAGACAATATTAATCGCGGTTCAAAACCATTCGTTCTTAAATCTGAAAAAACATACTCTGCTGATGTTGAGACATATATTCCACAGGGAGTCTGTTCAACAATGATTAATTTTGCAGTTGAAGACGATAAGCTGGTTTTTGTAGAGTTTACCGGTGGATGTCCGGGAAATCTCAAGGCGATATCTTCATTGATTACTGATATGCCTGTCCAAGACATTGTTGGTAAGCTCAAGGGGATCACCTGTGGTAAAAAAAGTACCTCCTGTGCAGATCAGCTATGCAAAGCTCTTGATGGGTACCTGAAATAG
- a CDS encoding aldo/keto reductase: MLYRTMPKNGDQLSALGFGCMRLPMLDGEIDEKRAIAQIREAIDNGVNYVDTAWPYHDGESEPLLGRALKDGYREKVKIATKLPSWMVESREGMDEFLNAQLEKLGTDHIDYYLVHALSGPSWKTLENLGVKDFLDQAQKDGRIINPGFSFHGLSEDFQPIIDAYSWVFCQIQYNYLDQEFQAGTKGLKYAASKDIGVVIMEPLRGGNLALPEAPPAIGELWAQADVKRPPVEWALRWVWNHPEVTVVLSGMNREEQVTQNKAIAGDAVASSLSPAELELIDRVGVTYRELMQVGCTGCGYCMPCPVGVQIPTCFDLFNKLHMFGNPAEAKRFYNSFASGSILQREPGFASQCVECGMCLEKCPQQINIPEVLKRVAVELED; the protein is encoded by the coding sequence TTGCTTTACAGAACTATGCCCAAGAATGGAGATCAACTTTCCGCACTTGGTTTCGGGTGTATGCGTCTACCTATGTTAGACGGAGAAATTGATGAGAAACGCGCTATAGCACAGATTCGTGAAGCTATAGATAACGGAGTCAACTACGTTGATACCGCATGGCCTTATCATGATGGAGAAAGCGAGCCATTGCTGGGCAGGGCTTTAAAAGACGGCTACCGCGAAAAGGTTAAAATTGCGACAAAACTACCAAGTTGGATGGTTGAAAGTCGCGAAGGTATGGATGAATTCCTGAACGCACAGTTGGAAAAACTCGGAACAGACCACATCGATTATTATTTAGTCCATGCGCTTAGTGGTCCTTCGTGGAAGACTCTTGAAAATCTCGGGGTGAAAGACTTTCTTGATCAGGCTCAGAAAGACGGGCGGATTATCAATCCTGGTTTTTCGTTTCATGGACTATCTGAAGACTTTCAGCCCATTATTGATGCTTATTCATGGGTGTTTTGTCAGATTCAGTATAATTATTTGGATCAGGAATTTCAGGCAGGAACTAAAGGGCTCAAGTATGCCGCTTCCAAAGATATTGGTGTAGTTATTATGGAGCCATTGCGTGGCGGAAATCTCGCTCTTCCCGAGGCTCCTCCTGCCATTGGCGAATTATGGGCTCAGGCTGATGTTAAGCGCCCTCCTGTAGAGTGGGCTTTGCGCTGGGTATGGAATCATCCAGAAGTTACAGTCGTTTTGTCCGGAATGAATAGGGAGGAGCAAGTCACTCAGAATAAGGCTATCGCTGGTGACGCTGTCGCAAGTTCACTTTCGCCAGCAGAGCTTGAACTCATTGATCGTGTTGGTGTTACCTATAGAGAACTTATGCAGGTGGGATGCACTGGTTGCGGTTATTGCATGCCTTGCCCTGTCGGGGTTCAAATCCCGACATGCTTTGATCTTTTTAATAAGTTACACATGTTTGGAAACCCTGCTGAGGCCAAGCGTTTTTACAATTCATTTGCCAGCGGATCTATTTTACAGCGTGAACCGGGGTTTGCTTCGCAGTGTGTAGAATGCGGTATGTGTCTTGAAAAATGTCCACAGCAGATTAATATTCCTGAAGTCCTCAAACGTGTTGCAGTTGAGCTTGAAGATTGA